The Micromonospora sp. NBC_00421 genome contains a region encoding:
- a CDS encoding ABC transporter permease — MSAADNIATILSSGARLTVPLAFAACGEYVAQRAGTLNISVEAMMLGAAFGSIAVASATGSATIGLVAGALVGVAVAFVHGILSHRVQINTFVVGLVLNALVLGLTSYLITVSTFTGHQVWQVNIPVLRDIPIVGPMLFVQRWPVYLLLAVVPLTWWLVERSRWGLELRAVGENPQAADVSGIEVNRRRRQALLWCGLLAGLGGAYLAVGEVGSFNQNMTAGRGYLVIAAVIFGAWRLGRTLIGCVVFGLADAMRLALPALGVTMNSQLLIAAPYLLALLAMLVFATSHREPRALAQPFQRGTT; from the coding sequence ATGAGTGCCGCCGACAACATCGCCACCATCCTCTCCAGCGGGGCTCGGCTCACCGTGCCCCTGGCCTTCGCCGCCTGCGGTGAGTACGTCGCACAGCGCGCCGGCACCCTGAACATCTCCGTCGAGGCGATGATGCTCGGCGCGGCGTTCGGCTCGATCGCGGTCGCCAGCGCCACCGGCAGCGCCACCATCGGCCTGGTGGCTGGGGCGTTGGTCGGGGTGGCGGTGGCCTTCGTGCACGGCATCCTGTCGCACCGGGTGCAGATCAACACCTTCGTCGTCGGCCTGGTGCTCAACGCGTTGGTGCTCGGCCTGACCAGCTACCTGATCACGGTCAGCACCTTCACCGGCCACCAGGTCTGGCAGGTGAACATCCCCGTGCTGCGGGACATCCCGATCGTCGGCCCGATGTTGTTCGTCCAACGCTGGCCGGTCTACCTGCTGCTGGCGGTGGTCCCGCTGACCTGGTGGCTGGTGGAGCGCAGCCGGTGGGGGCTGGAGCTGCGGGCGGTGGGGGAGAACCCGCAGGCCGCCGACGTCAGCGGGATCGAGGTCAACCGGCGACGGCGGCAGGCGCTGCTCTGGTGCGGGCTGCTCGCCGGGCTCGGCGGGGCCTACCTGGCGGTCGGCGAGGTCGGGTCGTTCAACCAGAACATGACCGCCGGCCGGGGCTACCTGGTCATCGCGGCGGTCATCTTCGGGGCCTGGCGGCTCGGCCGTACCCTGATCGGCTGCGTCGTCTTCGGCCTGGCCGACGCGATGCGGCTGGCGCTGCCGGCGCTCGGGGTCACCATGAACTCGCAGCTGCTGATCGCCGCGCCCTACCTGCTGGCCCTGCTGGCGATGCTGGTCTTCGCCACCTCGCACCGCGAACCCCGGGCCCTTGCCCAACCGTTCCAACGCGGCACCACCTGA
- a CDS encoding ABC transporter permease, with product MATLGIGGTGQRLLRRLNPGPGGWQVGLATVATVGLALGLSALLIAVTGGSPTASTKALYQGSMASPAAWSTSLLYVAPLLLVAVGACVSARSGFFNIGQEGQVLIGALAGAWVGLRLAVPGPLLLVLVLLASVVGAGIWAGLSALMYRFRGVNIVVSTMLMTFLAQQLISFAVNTPWLLQESRLGRGTLSPQSNPVPENARLTSLGDYPNLQLNGGLVLAVVVAVVLALVMARTRWGFRLKMVGLNPAAARHAGVRVGALGGIALAISGALAGLAGALLLTSPVGTNRLQPGMSLNIGWDGLLVALVARNNPLLAIPVAVLFGVLRAGGSFLAATGVPSFLVDVVKALLVLAFVAPPVVIGMLRRRRLADQPATPTSTSTAPVAAATSTRPADTSAPVTGSDLEAAGPAASVPGPRAAAPQPADPGDAGTAGDKDAMEGRLA from the coding sequence ATGGCCACCCTCGGCATCGGCGGCACCGGCCAGCGGCTGCTGCGCCGGCTCAACCCCGGCCCCGGCGGTTGGCAGGTAGGTCTCGCCACGGTCGCCACGGTGGGGCTCGCGCTCGGCCTGTCCGCCCTGCTGATCGCGGTCACCGGCGGCTCGCCCACCGCCTCGACCAAGGCGCTCTACCAGGGCAGCATGGCCTCCCCGGCGGCCTGGTCCACCTCCCTGCTGTACGTCGCGCCGCTGCTGCTGGTCGCGGTCGGGGCGTGCGTCAGCGCCCGCTCCGGCTTCTTCAACATCGGCCAGGAGGGGCAGGTGCTGATCGGCGCGCTCGCCGGCGCGTGGGTCGGCCTGCGGCTCGCCGTACCCGGGCCGCTGCTGCTGGTCCTGGTGCTGCTCGCCTCGGTGGTCGGTGCCGGGATCTGGGCCGGGCTCAGCGCCCTGATGTACCGCTTCCGGGGCGTCAACATCGTGGTGAGCACGATGCTGATGACCTTCCTCGCCCAGCAGCTCATCTCGTTCGCGGTGAACACCCCGTGGCTGCTCCAGGAGTCCCGGCTCGGCCGGGGCACCCTGTCCCCGCAGTCCAACCCGGTGCCGGAGAACGCCCGGCTCACCTCCCTCGGTGACTACCCGAACCTCCAGCTCAACGGCGGTCTGGTCCTGGCCGTGGTGGTGGCGGTCGTGCTGGCGCTGGTGATGGCGCGTACCCGCTGGGGTTTCCGGTTGAAGATGGTCGGCCTCAACCCGGCGGCGGCCCGGCACGCGGGCGTGCGGGTCGGCGCGCTCGGCGGCATCGCCCTGGCGATCTCCGGGGCGCTTGCCGGCCTGGCCGGGGCGCTGCTGCTGACCAGCCCGGTCGGCACCAACCGGTTGCAGCCCGGGATGTCGCTCAACATCGGCTGGGACGGTCTGCTGGTCGCCCTGGTCGCCCGGAACAATCCGCTGCTTGCCATCCCGGTGGCGGTGCTGTTCGGCGTGCTGCGGGCCGGCGGCAGCTTCCTGGCCGCCACCGGCGTGCCGTCGTTCCTGGTCGACGTGGTCAAGGCGCTGCTGGTGCTGGCCTTCGTCGCACCCCCGGTGGTGATCGGCATGCTGCGCCGCCGTCGCCTGGCCGACCAGCCGGCCACCCCCACCTCGACCTCGACCGCACCGGTGGCCGCTGCCACGTCGACCCGCCCGGCCGACACGTCGGCCCCGGTCACCGGGTCGGACCTGGAAGCGGCCGGACCGGCGGCGTCGGTGCCCGGACCCCGGGCCGCCGCGCCGCAACCGGCGGACCCCGGTGACGCCGGGACCGCCGGCGACAAGGACGCCATGGAAGGCAGGTTGGCATGA
- a CDS encoding ABC transporter ATP-binding protein, translating into MDVDDKLTPALTLRGVSKRYGPVVACDAVDLAVRPGEIHGLLGENGAGKSTLMKILLGLVHRDAGTITRGTEPVEIDSPQVAADLGLGMVHQHFSLIEPLTVWENVILGDTGRIDRAAACAQVEEVARRYGLPIDPHARIDRLSAGERQRVELIKCLRRDPSVLILDEPTSVLTQAESAELFTVLRRVVQAERRAVILISHKLAEIMAATDRVTVLRRGAVAFHGATKDTTAQQLARQMVGREVSLQTESAALGLLPVERPEPVAGVDESGVPVTAGSPTAQEQPAALRLREVTLLVGGLPVLDRLSLDVAPGEIVGLYGVEGNGQATVGELLSGLLVPDSGTVELDGRPVDLVRPGALHHAGLGIVPEDRHHSGVVLDMSVAENLVMKSLAGVTTRGVLSRRRMHRIAQRQMTEFNIVAPSPDTPLRSLSGGNQQRVVLARELSAGPKALVAAQPTHGLDVGAIEDMYVRLRQAAAEGVAVLLISTELEEVMALANRIAVISSGRIVGVLPTAEATAERLGMLVGGVSH; encoded by the coding sequence GTGGACGTTGACGACAAGCTGACGCCGGCTCTCACCCTGCGCGGAGTCAGCAAGCGTTACGGTCCGGTCGTCGCCTGCGACGCCGTGGATCTCGCCGTACGACCCGGCGAGATCCACGGCCTGCTCGGCGAGAACGGGGCCGGCAAGTCGACCCTGATGAAGATCCTGCTCGGGTTGGTGCACCGCGACGCCGGCACCATCACGCGCGGCACCGAACCGGTCGAGATCGACAGTCCGCAGGTCGCGGCCGACCTCGGCCTGGGCATGGTGCACCAGCACTTCAGCCTGATCGAACCGCTCACCGTCTGGGAGAACGTCATCCTCGGCGACACCGGGCGGATCGACCGGGCGGCGGCCTGCGCCCAGGTCGAGGAGGTGGCCCGACGCTACGGGCTGCCCATCGACCCGCACGCCCGCATCGACCGGCTCTCCGCCGGGGAGCGGCAACGCGTCGAGCTGATCAAGTGCCTGCGCCGGGACCCGTCGGTGCTGATCCTGGACGAGCCGACCTCGGTGCTCACCCAGGCCGAGTCGGCGGAACTGTTCACCGTGCTGCGCCGGGTGGTGCAGGCGGAGCGGCGGGCGGTCATCCTGATCAGCCACAAACTCGCCGAGATCATGGCGGCCACCGACCGGGTGACAGTGCTGCGGCGCGGCGCGGTGGCGTTCCACGGCGCGACGAAGGACACCACCGCCCAGCAACTCGCCCGGCAGATGGTCGGCCGGGAGGTCTCGTTGCAGACCGAGAGCGCGGCGCTGGGCCTGCTGCCGGTCGAGCGTCCCGAACCGGTCGCGGGCGTCGACGAGTCCGGCGTCCCCGTGACGGCCGGGAGCCCCACGGCGCAGGAGCAGCCGGCGGCGTTGCGGCTGCGCGAGGTGACCCTGCTCGTCGGCGGTCTGCCGGTGCTGGACCGGCTCAGCCTCGACGTCGCCCCCGGCGAGATCGTCGGACTGTACGGGGTCGAGGGCAACGGCCAGGCCACCGTCGGTGAGCTGTTGTCCGGGCTGCTCGTCCCCGACTCCGGCACCGTCGAACTCGACGGCCGCCCGGTCGACCTCGTCCGGCCCGGCGCGTTGCACCATGCCGGTCTCGGCATCGTGCCCGAGGACCGGCACCACTCCGGGGTGGTGCTCGACATGAGCGTCGCGGAGAACCTGGTGATGAAGTCCCTCGCCGGGGTCACCACCCGGGGGGTGCTCAGCCGGCGGCGGATGCACCGGATCGCCCAACGGCAGATGACCGAGTTCAACATCGTGGCCCCCTCGCCGGACACCCCGCTGCGCAGCCTCTCCGGCGGCAACCAGCAGCGGGTGGTGCTGGCCCGGGAGTTGTCCGCCGGCCCGAAGGCGCTTGTCGCCGCCCAGCCCACCCACGGGCTGGACGTCGGCGCGATCGAAGACATGTACGTGCGGCTGCGGCAGGCCGCCGCGGAAGGGGTGGCGGTGTTGCTGATCTCCACGGAGTTGGAGGAGGTGATGGCCCTGGCCAACCGGATCGCGGTGATCTCCTCCGGCCGGATCGTCGGGGTACTCCCCACCGCCGAGGCCACCGCCGAGCGGCTCGGCATGCTGGTCGGCGGGGTGAGTCACTGA
- a CDS encoding BMP family ABC transporter substrate-binding protein yields MTMRIGRGPAALLAGALGFTLFGCASNDATAPSAAGSASSSAAPAGQPDANGDGKVVIGVLSPGDINDNGYYESFVIGAEKFATEKGWQVIKRGNVPPTEALSAARALCQQGVDMVALGASELKDAIPASEEPVCAKTSWYVPSSENIPQSPRVTLSSDDPNQSMLAAGYATGLVMQQNNATKAGFVTGMEADFSVNAAKAYKAGIRMVVPNATLVTTYTGDFNDSAKAREAVQAQISQGVKVVYPYLGGATDAAAKLANTGGALTLTPGTDRCDSTDPKFDISVIFDPGAYFAAALELFAKGEMTLGTTKKWELGKDPYPAVKICKATPEQTQKMDAFVADVASGKTDTAATVAKLGS; encoded by the coding sequence ATGACAATGAGGATTGGTCGGGGTCCGGCGGCGTTGCTCGCCGGCGCGCTGGGATTCACCCTGTTCGGTTGCGCCAGCAACGACGCGACCGCGCCGTCGGCGGCCGGTTCGGCCAGCAGCAGCGCGGCCCCCGCCGGGCAGCCGGACGCCAACGGCGACGGCAAGGTGGTCATCGGCGTGCTCAGCCCCGGTGACATCAACGACAACGGCTACTACGAGAGCTTCGTCATCGGTGCCGAGAAGTTCGCCACCGAGAAGGGCTGGCAGGTCATCAAGCGCGGCAACGTGCCGCCGACCGAGGCGCTCAGCGCCGCCCGGGCGCTGTGTCAGCAGGGTGTGGACATGGTGGCGCTCGGCGCCTCCGAACTCAAGGACGCCATCCCGGCCTCCGAGGAGCCCGTCTGCGCCAAGACCTCCTGGTACGTGCCGTCGTCGGAGAACATCCCGCAGAGCCCCCGGGTGACGCTGTCCAGCGACGACCCCAACCAGAGCATGCTCGCCGCCGGGTACGCCACCGGCCTGGTCATGCAGCAGAACAACGCCACCAAGGCCGGTTTCGTCACCGGCATGGAGGCCGACTTCTCGGTCAACGCCGCCAAGGCGTACAAGGCGGGCATCCGGATGGTGGTGCCGAACGCGACCCTGGTGACCACCTACACCGGTGACTTCAACGACTCGGCGAAGGCCCGCGAGGCCGTCCAGGCGCAGATCAGCCAGGGCGTGAAGGTGGTCTACCCGTACCTGGGCGGGGCCACCGACGCCGCCGCCAAGCTGGCCAACACCGGCGGCGCGCTCACCCTGACCCCGGGCACCGACAGGTGCGACTCGACCGACCCGAAGTTCGACATCTCGGTCATCTTCGACCCGGGCGCGTACTTCGCCGCCGCGCTGGAGCTGTTCGCCAAGGGTGAGATGACCCTCGGCACCACCAAGAAGTGGGAGCTCGGCAAGGACCCGTACCCGGCCGTCAAGATCTGCAAGGCGACCCCGGAGCAGACCCAGAAGATGGACGCCTTCGTCGCCGACGTGGCCAGCGGCAAGACCGACACCGCCGCGACGGTCGCCAAGCTCGGCTCCTGA
- a CDS encoding amidohydrolase family protein has product MTTTPTAGTADPRPADLLVVDAEIVTMAADRAVVPGGTIAVVDGRIAAIGPAATLRAAYPGSPELDAAGCVVVPGLVNAHQHTTADPLVRSSIPDDVPAQQAIFDWIVPLHAAVTGDDDELSATLTAVESLSYGVTTLLEPGTVAHPLRVAAGLRTAGIRARVGGWGWDTPDAPYARPAADTLAVQAETVAALAGDPLVTGWITLVGHDLVSDELFTGAAELADRLDVGMTWHLSPGPEDAAAFAAAGRARPVRHLRDLGVLGPRLLLGHAVWLDDAEVDALVETGTAVASCPGAYLRLGQGFSRAGRHTALHRAGGRLALGCDSHNAGDTPDLWRAARLFAGLERDRGVPDPLRADEVFALATVDGAAAVGLGTRTGSIEVGKAADLVLLDTRTIPWIPRGDLPTQLVWGAAGHTVRDVLVDGRVVVRDRRVTTVDVDALREEAAQRRAALLRRVGIDIPPRWPTVPATEYSARRTVPGGALPPLEGKAP; this is encoded by the coding sequence ATGACCACCACCCCGACGGCGGGCACCGCCGACCCCCGCCCGGCCGACCTGCTGGTCGTCGACGCCGAGATCGTCACCATGGCGGCCGACCGTGCGGTGGTCCCCGGCGGCACGATCGCCGTGGTCGACGGCCGGATCGCCGCGATCGGCCCGGCGGCGACGCTGCGCGCGGCGTACCCGGGCAGTCCCGAACTCGACGCCGCCGGCTGCGTCGTCGTCCCCGGCCTGGTCAACGCCCACCAGCACACCACCGCCGACCCGCTGGTGCGCAGCAGCATCCCCGACGACGTGCCGGCCCAGCAGGCGATCTTCGACTGGATCGTGCCGCTGCACGCCGCCGTCACCGGCGACGACGACGAACTGTCGGCCACCCTCACCGCCGTCGAGTCGCTCAGCTACGGGGTCACCACCCTGCTGGAACCCGGCACGGTGGCCCACCCGCTGCGGGTCGCCGCCGGGCTGCGCACCGCCGGCATCCGGGCCCGGGTCGGCGGCTGGGGCTGGGACACCCCCGACGCGCCGTACGCCCGGCCGGCCGCCGACACCCTCGCCGTGCAGGCCGAGACGGTCGCCGCCCTGGCCGGTGACCCGCTGGTCACCGGCTGGATCACCCTGGTCGGGCACGACCTGGTCAGCGACGAGCTGTTCACCGGCGCGGCGGAGTTGGCCGACCGGCTCGACGTGGGCATGACCTGGCACCTGTCGCCCGGCCCCGAGGACGCCGCCGCCTTCGCCGCCGCAGGCCGGGCCCGGCCGGTGCGGCACCTGCGTGACCTCGGCGTGCTCGGCCCCCGGCTGCTGCTCGGCCACGCGGTGTGGCTCGACGACGCCGAGGTCGACGCGCTCGTCGAGACCGGCACCGCGGTCGCCTCCTGCCCGGGTGCCTACCTGCGGCTCGGTCAGGGCTTCAGCCGGGCCGGCCGGCACACCGCGCTGCACCGGGCCGGCGGCCGGCTCGCGCTGGGCTGCGACTCGCACAACGCCGGGGACACCCCCGACCTGTGGCGGGCCGCCCGACTCTTCGCCGGCCTGGAGCGGGACCGGGGCGTCCCCGACCCGCTGCGCGCCGACGAGGTCTTCGCCCTGGCCACCGTCGACGGCGCCGCCGCCGTCGGGCTGGGGACGCGGACCGGCTCGATCGAGGTCGGCAAGGCCGCCGACCTGGTGCTGCTGGACACCCGGACCATCCCCTGGATCCCGCGCGGTGACCTGCCCACCCAGCTCGTCTGGGGTGCGGCCGGGCACACCGTCCGGGACGTCCTGGTCGACGGCCGGGTGGTGGTCCGCGACCGGCGGGTCACCACCGTCGACGTCGACGCCCTGCGCGAGGAGGCCGCCCAGCGTCGGGCCGCCCTGCTGCGCCGGGTCGGTATCGACATCCCCCCTCGCTGGCCCACCGTGCCGGCGACCGAGTACTCCGCGCGCCGGACCGTGCCGGGCGGCGCGCTGCCTCCACTTGAAGGGAAAGCACCATGA
- a CDS encoding zinc-binding dehydrogenase — translation MRAMVQTDFGGPEVLRLRHLPDPEPGAADVVVRVHTAALNRLDLLQRHTALLPGFQLPHVGGMDVAGQVAAVGPQVTTVRPGDRVLIDPTIGCGTCATCKNGQPGYCPTLAVVGGNRPGGFAEYVTVPATVVHRVPGHVDLADAAALPTAWSLGWHAVHRVGAVRAGEWVLVQAATSAVSIAAIQLARRAGARVLAVARTEAKRAVAADLGADVLDLNDRTVEQVREHTDGHGVDLVVDHVGTATWATSLASLRTGGRIVLLGNTTGDQVSFSLSDVYRRGLRLLGAGAYTPADFADMLDAYFTGGLRVVRGAEYPLADLAGAYARQESGDLVGKILVRP, via the coding sequence ATGCGCGCGATGGTCCAGACCGATTTCGGGGGCCCCGAGGTGCTGCGCCTGCGGCACCTGCCCGACCCCGAGCCGGGCGCGGCCGACGTGGTCGTCCGGGTGCACACCGCCGCGCTCAACCGCCTCGACCTGCTCCAGCGACACACCGCCCTGCTTCCCGGCTTCCAACTGCCGCACGTCGGCGGGATGGACGTCGCCGGCCAGGTCGCCGCCGTCGGGCCGCAGGTCACCACGGTACGCCCCGGCGACCGGGTGCTGATCGACCCGACGATCGGCTGCGGCACCTGCGCCACCTGCAAGAACGGTCAACCGGGCTACTGCCCGACACTGGCCGTGGTCGGCGGCAACCGTCCCGGCGGGTTCGCCGAGTACGTCACCGTCCCGGCCACCGTCGTGCACCGGGTGCCCGGCCACGTCGACCTCGCCGACGCCGCCGCGCTGCCCACCGCCTGGAGCCTCGGCTGGCACGCCGTGCACCGCGTCGGCGCGGTCCGGGCCGGCGAGTGGGTGCTGGTACAGGCCGCCACGAGCGCGGTCAGCATCGCCGCCATCCAACTCGCCCGCCGGGCCGGTGCCCGGGTGCTCGCTGTGGCGCGTACCGAGGCCAAGCGGGCCGTCGCCGCGGACCTCGGCGCGGACGTGCTCGACCTGAACGACCGGACCGTCGAGCAGGTGCGCGAGCACACCGACGGCCACGGCGTCGACCTGGTCGTCGACCACGTCGGCACCGCCACCTGGGCCACCTCGCTGGCCAGCCTGCGCACCGGCGGCCGGATCGTGCTGCTCGGCAACACCACAGGCGACCAGGTCAGCTTCTCCCTCTCCGACGTCTACCGGCGCGGGCTGCGGCTGCTCGGGGCGGGGGCGTACACCCCGGCCGACTTCGCCGACATGCTCGACGCCTACTTCACAGGGGGCCTGCGGGTCGTCCGGGGGGCGGAATACCCGCTGGCCGACCTGGCCGGGGCGTACGCCCGGCAGGAGTCCGGCGACCTCGTCGGCAAGATCCTCGTACGGCCATGA
- a CDS encoding PucR family transcriptional regulator, translating to MSRPGELAAARPRLAVAAGPPPAAFAQWLTELAFAGTGWPELLAALAERTGAACRLVAETGELLAASDGADGPRCAAAPDDVRRALVAQDARRPVPGGRAGGAGVPGGVPTPVRCADGWTGRAVAVGTGSRRLGALLLAEPVTAGQLAFAGAATTALLIEAVRHESPPPAVRDAATVLRALRDGLGDPTGSSPGPTGGEAELLRAGAAHGWRLDQPHAVAGIAYTGAQQRRWASALSWLDRPVLAEGRRAWTLLHGDVEREVTRLRVRLDQIVGAGQVRVVAGSLVTGPARTAVSFRDADRLLRLLLRSSDERPELPFGQAGLAQVLLAVPDERLRWYVHRHLGPIAHRDDLLRTLDCWLATGGSRQAVSERLHLHRNSVGYRVGLIKRLLGVDPLDPQTVAVLRTALAARELLAASEAG from the coding sequence GTGAGCCGACCGGGTGAGCTGGCGGCGGCGCGACCACGGCTGGCCGTCGCCGCCGGGCCGCCGCCGGCCGCGTTCGCCCAGTGGCTCACCGAACTCGCCTTCGCCGGCACCGGCTGGCCGGAGCTGCTGGCCGCGCTGGCCGAGCGGACCGGGGCGGCCTGCCGGCTGGTGGCCGAGACGGGGGAGCTGCTCGCCGCCAGCGACGGCGCGGACGGCCCTCGTTGCGCCGCCGCCCCGGACGACGTGCGCCGCGCCCTGGTCGCCCAGGATGCCCGCCGACCCGTGCCGGGCGGTCGGGCCGGCGGCGCGGGGGTGCCGGGCGGCGTGCCGACCCCGGTGCGTTGTGCCGACGGGTGGACCGGTCGGGCGGTGGCGGTGGGCACGGGGTCCCGCCGGCTCGGCGCGCTGCTGCTGGCCGAGCCGGTCACGGCGGGGCAGTTGGCGTTCGCGGGGGCCGCGACCACCGCACTGTTGATCGAGGCGGTCCGGCACGAGTCGCCACCGCCTGCCGTCCGGGACGCCGCGACGGTGCTGCGGGCCCTGCGCGACGGCCTGGGCGACCCCACCGGGTCGTCACCCGGACCCACCGGGGGCGAGGCCGAACTGCTGCGGGCGGGCGCGGCGCACGGCTGGCGGTTGGACCAGCCGCACGCCGTCGCCGGGATCGCCTACACGGGGGCGCAGCAGCGCCGCTGGGCGTCCGCGCTGAGCTGGCTGGACCGGCCGGTGCTGGCCGAGGGGCGACGGGCCTGGACGCTGCTGCACGGTGACGTGGAGCGCGAGGTGACCCGGTTGCGGGTCCGGTTGGACCAGATCGTGGGGGCCGGTCAGGTGCGGGTGGTCGCCGGGTCGCTGGTGACCGGGCCGGCCCGGACGGCGGTCTCGTTCCGTGACGCGGACCGGTTGCTGCGCCTGCTGCTGCGCTCGTCGGACGAGCGGCCCGAGCTGCCGTTCGGCCAGGCCGGGTTGGCGCAGGTGCTGCTGGCCGTGCCGGACGAGCGGCTGCGCTGGTACGTGCACCGGCACCTGGGGCCGATCGCCCACCGCGACGACCTGCTGCGCACCCTGGACTGCTGGTTGGCGACCGGGGGCAGCCGGCAGGCGGTCAGCGAACGACTGCATCTGCACCGCAACTCGGTGGGCTACCGGGTCGGCCTGATCAAGCGGCTGCTGGGGGTCGACCCGCTCGACCCGCAGACGGTCGCGGTGTTGCGTACGGCGCTTGCCGCGCGGGAGTTGCTGGCCGCGTCCGAGGCCGGTTGA
- a CDS encoding aldehyde dehydrogenase family protein, with the protein MADLDIPTARQLIDGDWTAAADSGELPVLDPATRETIQSVARAGAVDVDHAVAAARRAAPGWAATSPSERGAILRRWADLIGAHVEQLAEHEARDVGKPRSGARLNMYIAQGIVDYFAGAADKLTGVTLPTRTPDYFGYTRPEPYGVCAVIIPWNVPAVLTAANVAPALAAGNTVVLKPSEVAPLSPFALAELARRAGLPAGVLNVVTGLGPEVGVALTGHPDIDHISFVGSTVTGRAVMRAAAQHLVPVKLELGGKSPNVVFADADLDVAVPAIIASITENAGQNCYAGSRLLVEESIRAQVVERVAAGMAAIRTGPWDQDLDMGPLVNQAQYERVRGFLAEAPSAGARLVTGGEPATAAFDDGWYVAPTVFDGVSSDMRLAREEVFGPVLAVQGFRGVDEAVALMNGTDFGLLACIWTSDVSRALRVAGLARSGQVAVNQFHDAGVIGFPFNMQKESGFSRGGGYAALREYTQEKAVAVRLLDRPSA; encoded by the coding sequence ATGGCTGACCTGGACATTCCCACCGCCCGCCAGCTGATCGACGGCGACTGGACCGCCGCCGCCGACAGCGGTGAGCTACCGGTGCTCGATCCCGCCACCCGGGAGACCATCCAGTCGGTGGCCCGTGCCGGCGCGGTCGACGTCGACCACGCCGTCGCCGCCGCCCGGCGGGCCGCCCCCGGCTGGGCGGCCACCTCGCCCAGCGAGCGCGGCGCGATCCTGCGCCGCTGGGCCGACCTGATCGGCGCGCACGTCGAACAGCTCGCTGAGCACGAGGCCCGTGACGTGGGCAAACCCCGTTCCGGCGCGCGGCTCAACATGTACATCGCCCAGGGCATCGTCGACTACTTCGCCGGGGCCGCGGACAAGCTCACCGGCGTCACCCTGCCCACCCGTACGCCTGACTACTTCGGCTACACCCGGCCCGAGCCGTACGGGGTCTGTGCGGTGATCATCCCGTGGAACGTGCCGGCCGTGCTCACCGCCGCGAACGTCGCCCCGGCGCTGGCAGCCGGCAACACGGTGGTGCTGAAGCCGTCCGAGGTAGCGCCCCTGTCGCCGTTCGCGCTGGCCGAACTGGCCCGTCGGGCCGGCCTGCCGGCGGGCGTGCTCAACGTGGTCACCGGGCTCGGCCCCGAGGTGGGGGTGGCGCTCACCGGGCACCCCGACATCGACCACATCAGCTTCGTCGGCTCGACGGTGACCGGCCGGGCCGTGATGCGGGCCGCCGCGCAGCACCTGGTGCCGGTCAAGCTGGAGTTGGGTGGCAAGTCCCCGAACGTGGTCTTCGCCGACGCCGACCTGGACGTGGCGGTCCCGGCGATCATCGCCTCGATCACCGAGAACGCCGGGCAGAACTGCTACGCCGGCTCCCGGCTGCTGGTCGAGGAGTCGATCCGGGCGCAGGTCGTGGAGCGGGTCGCCGCCGGCATGGCGGCGATCCGGACCGGCCCCTGGGACCAGGACCTGGACATGGGGCCACTTGTCAACCAGGCCCAGTACGAGCGGGTCCGGGGCTTCCTGGCGGAGGCTCCGTCCGCCGGGGCCCGGCTGGTGACCGGCGGCGAGCCGGCCACCGCCGCGTTCGACGACGGCTGGTACGTCGCCCCGACCGTCTTCGACGGGGTCTCCTCGGACATGCGGCTGGCCCGGGAGGAGGTCTTCGGCCCGGTGCTGGCGGTGCAGGGCTTCCGGGGGGTCGACGAGGCGGTGGCCCTGATGAACGGCACCGACTTCGGGTTGCTGGCCTGCATCTGGACCAGCGACGTGTCCCGGGCGCTGCGGGTGGCCGGGCTCGCCCGCTCCGGGCAGGTGGCGGTCAACCAGTTCCACGACGCCGGAGTGATCGGCTTTCCGTTCAACATGCAGAAGGAGAGCGGCTTCAGCCGGGGCGGCGGCTACGCGGCGCTGCGCGAGTACACCCAGGAGAAGGCCGTCGCGGTCCGGCTGCTCGACCGACCGTCGGCGTGA